One Nematostella vectensis chromosome 10, jaNemVect1.1, whole genome shotgun sequence genomic window carries:
- the LOC5521910 gene encoding 40S ribosomal protein S23, translating into MGKPRGLRTARKLRSHRRDQKWHDKAYKKAHLGTALKANPFGGASHAKGIVLEKVGVEAKQPNSAIRKCVRVQLIKNGKKITAFVPNDGCLNYIEENDEVLISGFGRRGHAVGDIPGVRFKVVKVANVSLLALFKEKKERPRS; encoded by the exons ATGG GAAAACCCCGAGGACTTCGTACTGCCCGTAAACTCCGCTCGCACAGACGAGACCAAAAATGGCACGACAAAGCATACAAGAAGGCTCATTTGGGAACCGCTCTCAAGGCTAACCCTTTCGGTGGCGCCTCGCACGCCAAGGGAATCGTCCTCGAGAAAGT TGGTGTAGAGGCCAAACAGCCCAACTCTGCTATCAGGAAGTGCGTCCGTGTCCAACTTATCAAGAACGGCAAGAAGATCACAGCATTCGTCCCTAACGACGGCTGCTTGAACTACATTGAAGAGAACGACGAGGTCCTCATCTCTGGATTTGGTCGTCGTGGTCACGCTGTTGGTGATATCCCCGGGGTACGGTTCAAGGTTGTCAAGGTGGCTAATGTCTCTTTACTTGCACTCTTCAAGGAGAAAAAGGAGAGACCACGATCTTAG
- the LOC116604594 gene encoding adenosine receptor A2a-like produces the protein MHTNNTSCILSHEPLGDSSHVGNWYWSVRWAISLVIVLVNGLVILAIMLRRRLRMTTNWFILSLATADLSIGAIVMPSGYILCTPPFEMRLFSRLLLITNSAANPFVYALIKRDIRREIKELLTCWCRLSRGSSVGALDSRISTRGRTPLLAVASATQPNADHAEETQVQDVNKT, from the exons ATGCATACTAACAACACAAGTTGTATACTATCCCATGAGCCTCTAGGAGATTCTTCACACGTGGGGAACTGGTACTGGTCAGTACGCTGGGCTATTAGCCTCGTTATCGTGCTGGTAAACGGACTCGTCATTCTTGCTATTATGCTAAGGCGCCGACTGCGCATGACCACAAACTGGTTCATCCTCTCCCTTGCTACCGCTGACCTATCGATTGGGGCCATCGTAATGCCTTCTGGGTACATTT TGTGTACTCCCCCATTTGAGATGCGTTTGTTCTCCCGCCTGCTGCTTATCACTAACTCTGCCGCCAATCCATTCGTGTACGCGCTTATAAAAAGAGACATCCGCAGAGAGATCAAAGAACTGCTGACATGTTGGTGCCGGCTCAGTCGAGGGTCATCTGTGGGGGCCCTGGACTCAAGGATCAGTACAAGAGGAAGGACGCCCTTACTTGCTGTGGCATCTGCGACACAACCTAATGCAGACCATGCGGAAGAGACACAAGTTCAAGATGTAAATAAGACGTAA